ACGGTCTTCCTGGCGCTGGCGCAGTCGTTCGGCATCGCCGCCGGCCTGAACAGCACCGCGGGCCTGGTCGACAATCCCGGCGTCTTCTTCATCGCCTCGACGGTCGTGACCCTGACCGGCGGCACCATGTTCCTGATGTGGCTGGGTGAGCAGGTGACGGCGCGCGGCGTCGGCAACGGCATCTCGCTGATCATCTTCGCCGGTATCGTGGCGGTCCTGCCGTCCACCATCGCGCGCCTGCTGGGCCTGGCCCAGCAAGGCCAGATGTCGGCCTTCGCCCTGTTGTTCATCGCCATCCTGGCCGTGGCCACCGTGGTTTTCATCGTCTTCATGGAACGCGCCCAGCGCCGTCTTCTGATCCAGTATCCGAAGCGCCAGGAAGGCAACCGCATGGCCGGGGGCGAACGGTCGTTCCTGCCGCTGAAGGTCAACACCGCCGGCGTGATCCCGCCGATCTTCGCCTCGTCGCTGCTGATGCTGCCGACGACGGTGGCGACCATGACCGCCAATGCGGATCTGCCCAGCTGGATGAGCTGGCTGCCGCTGGTGACGGCGCAGCTGACGCACGGCCAGCCGCTGTTCATGGCGCTGTATGCCGCCCTGATCATCTTCTTCTGCTTCTTCTACACCTCGATCACCTTCAATCCCGAAGACACGGCCGAGAACCTGAGGAAATACGGCGGCTTCCTGCCGGGCATCCGTCCGGGCAAGCGCACGGCGGAATATCTGGACTATGTCCTGACCCGTCTGACGGTGATCGGCGCCGCCTATATCACCGCGGTCTGCCTGCTGCCGGAGTTCATCGTCAGCCAGTTCGGCAACAGCCTGTATTTTGGCGGAACGTCTATCTTGATCGTGGTCTCGGTGACGATGGACACTGTCGCCCAGATTCAGTCCCAGCTGCTGGCCCACCAGTACGAAGGTCTGATCAAGAAGGCCAAGCTGCGCGGGCGCGGCGGTCGTGGCGCGCCGACGCCGGTGCGTCGCTAAATCCAAGCTGAGAAACGCCCAGGGGAGGGGCTGATAGCGTGAACTTGATCCTGTTCGGACCGCCGGCGGCGGGCAAGGGCACCCAGGCCAAGCGGCTGGTGGAAGAGAAGGGCATGGTCCAGCTCTCCACCGGGGATATGCTGCGGGCGGCCATCGCCTCGGGCTCGGAACTGGGGCTGAAGGTCAAGGACGTGCTGGCGCGCGGCGATCTGGTCACCGACGAGATCGTCATCGCCCTGATCGACGACCGTCTGAACGAGGCCGAGGCCGCCGGCGGCGCCATTTTCGACGGCTTCCCCCGCACCGTGGCCCAGGCCGAGGCGCTGGACGCCATGCTGGCCAAGCGCGGCGCCCAGATCGACGCCGTGGTGCGGCTGAAGGTGGACGACGCCGCCCTGACCGAACGGATCGCCAAACGGTTCGCCGAACAGGGCCGTCCGGACGACAATCCGGAATCGTTCAAGGTCCGGCTGGAAGCCTACAACCGCAACACCGCCCCGCTGCTTCCGTATTACGAAGCCCAGGGCAAGTTGACCGAGGCGGACGGCATGGGCTCGATCGACTCGGTCGCCAAGGCCATCGACGAAGCTCTGGCGTGACCAAAATCGTCCTCGGGCGTTAAGACGTCCGATGAACGACGACGACGCCAATCCGAACAAGAGGCGCGCCCGCAGACGCTGGCGCGCCTTCGCCGTTTTCTGCGCTGTCGCGGGGGCGGAGGCGGGGCTGTTCCTGCTGCTGGGGCAGGTCAGCGGCCGGGCGCCGCAGGTCCCCGTCGTCGTGGAGCCTCAGCCGTTCGAAGTGGTGTTGTACGACCCTCCGCCGCCGGTATCCGAACAGCCGCCGGCGCCACGGACCGGCGGCGGCGCCCCGGCCGCCCCATCGCGCATCCACACGCCGACGCCGCCGAAACAGCCGCGACCGCCCGAACTGCCGGCCCCGCCCAAACAGGCGCCGACGCCCGCGCCCGTCGTCGGGATTGCGCCTGCGCCGTCGCCCCAGCCCGGTTTCGGCCAGGGCGGGCAGGGAACGGGCAGCGGATCGGGTGTCGGTTCAGGCTCTGGTCCCGGCAGCGGCTCGACCGGGCCGCGCCTGGTCATGGGGCCGACCATCGGCCAGATTCGCGCCAATCATCCCCCGCAGGCGCGCAGCCGATACGGCCGCGCCGAACTGTCGTGCGTCATCCGACTGGACAATCGGCTGGATGAGTGTCGCGTGGTCAGTGAAACGCCGCCGGGCCTGGGCTTCGGCGCGGCGGGCCTTCAGGTGTCGGGCGTCTTCCGCTTCCAGCCGCCGATCGAGAACGGCCGCCCGATCGAGGGCCAGCGTGTCACCGTCGGCGTGGATTTCGGCCGCCCGCCGCGCTGATCCACGGCAGACGTTGACGGCCTGTGAATCATCTGTATAAGGGCGCCTTCCCGCGAAGGGCGCCACGCTCCTGGTTTGTTAACCGGAGCGTTTGTTGCGTCTGACTAACGCGTATCTGGAGAATTTCGTGGCCCGTATTGCTGGCGTCAACATCCCGACCAACAAGCGCGTGGAAATCGCGCTTCAGTACATCCATGGCATCGGCCCGGCCGCCGCCAAGGACATCACCGAGAAGGTGGGCATCGAGCCCGCCCGTCGCGTGAACCAGCTGACGGACGCCGAAGTCCTGTCGATCCGCGAAACGATCGACAAGGACCATACGGTCGAGGGCGACCTGCGCCGCGAGACGTCGATGAACATCAAGCGTTTGATGGACCTGGCCTGCTATCGCGGCCTGCGTCACCGCAAGGGCCTGCCGGTCCGCGGCCAGCGCACCCATACGAACGCCCGCACCCGCAAGGGTCCCGCCAAGCCGATCGCCGGCAAGAAGAAGTAAGACAGACACATGGCCAAGGAACCGGGTCGCGTAAAGAAGCGCGAGCGCAAGAACATCACCTCGGGCGTCGCCCACGTGAATGCTTCGTTCAACAACACCATGATCACGATCACCGATGCCCAGGGCAACGCGATCTCGTGGTCGTCGGCCGGTCACATGGGCTTCAAGGGTTCGCGCAAATCGACCCCTTACGCCGCCCAGATGGCTGCGGAAGACGCCGGCAAAAAGGCCCAGGAACACGGCGTGAAGACGCTGGAAGTGAACGTCTCGGGTCCGGGTTCCGGCCGTGAATCGGCCCTGCGCGCCCTGCAGTCGGTCGGCCTGACGATCACGACCATCCGCGACGTCACCCCCATGCCGCACAACGGTTGCCGTCCGCCCAAGCGTCGCCGCGTCTGATCGCGACTTCGTTCCAGGCACACCCCATCTCCGTCGGCTCCACCATGGCCTCGTCGACAAGGCCGGAGCCGACGAAACCCGTTCGAGGGACAAAATGATCGAAAGAAACTGGCAAGAGCTGATCCGTCCCGAGAAGCCGCAGATCGAGATCGGTTCCGACGCCCAGCGCAAGGCGCGCCTGGTGGCCGAACCCCTCGAGCGTGGCTTCGGCGTGACGCTCGGCAACGCGCTCCGTCGCGTTCTGCTGTCCTCGCTGCAAGGCGCGGCGGTCACCGCCATCCAGATCGACGGCGTGGTCCATGAATTCTCGTCGCTGGAAGGCGTGCGCGAAGACGTGGTCGACATCGTCCTGAACATCAAGCAACTGGCGCTGCGTATGCACGCCGAAGGCCCCAAGCGCATGACCCTGCGCGCCACGGGCCCCGGCGCGGTGACGGCCGGCCAGATCGACGTGCCGGCGGACATCGAGGTTCTGAA
Above is a genomic segment from Candidatus Brevundimonas colombiensis containing:
- the rpsM gene encoding 30S ribosomal protein S13 yields the protein MARIAGVNIPTNKRVEIALQYIHGIGPAAAKDITEKVGIEPARRVNQLTDAEVLSIRETIDKDHTVEGDLRRETSMNIKRLMDLACYRGLRHRKGLPVRGQRTHTNARTRKGPAKPIAGKKK
- a CDS encoding adenylate kinase, with the protein product MNLILFGPPAAGKGTQAKRLVEEKGMVQLSTGDMLRAAIASGSELGLKVKDVLARGDLVTDEIVIALIDDRLNEAEAAGGAIFDGFPRTVAQAEALDAMLAKRGAQIDAVVRLKVDDAALTERIAKRFAEQGRPDDNPESFKVRLEAYNRNTAPLLPYYEAQGKLTEADGMGSIDSVAKAIDEALA
- a CDS encoding energy transducer TonB → MNDDDANPNKRRARRRWRAFAVFCAVAGAEAGLFLLLGQVSGRAPQVPVVVEPQPFEVVLYDPPPPVSEQPPAPRTGGGAPAAPSRIHTPTPPKQPRPPELPAPPKQAPTPAPVVGIAPAPSPQPGFGQGGQGTGSGSGVGSGSGPGSGSTGPRLVMGPTIGQIRANHPPQARSRYGRAELSCVIRLDNRLDECRVVSETPPGLGFGAAGLQVSGVFRFQPPIENGRPIEGQRVTVGVDFGRPPR
- the secY gene encoding preprotein translocase subunit SecY; the protein is MASAAEQLAANMNIGSFAKATELHKRLLFTLGALLVYRIGTYVPIPGINSQAFLQFFQDPSGQRGILDMFNMFSGGAVERMAIFALNVMPYISASIIVQLMGTVYPPWEKLKKEGGESGRKQLNQYTRYLTVFLALAQSFGIAAGLNSTAGLVDNPGVFFIASTVVTLTGGTMFLMWLGEQVTARGVGNGISLIIFAGIVAVLPSTIARLLGLAQQGQMSAFALLFIAILAVATVVFIVFMERAQRRLLIQYPKRQEGNRMAGGERSFLPLKVNTAGVIPPIFASSLLMLPTTVATMTANADLPSWMSWLPLVTAQLTHGQPLFMALYAALIIFFCFFYTSITFNPEDTAENLRKYGGFLPGIRPGKRTAEYLDYVLTRLTVIGAAYITAVCLLPEFIVSQFGNSLYFGGTSILIVVSVTMDTVAQIQSQLLAHQYEGLIKKAKLRGRGGRGAPTPVRR
- the rpsK gene encoding 30S ribosomal protein S11, whose translation is MAKEPGRVKKRERKNITSGVAHVNASFNNTMITITDAQGNAISWSSAGHMGFKGSRKSTPYAAQMAAEDAGKKAQEHGVKTLEVNVSGPGSGRESALRALQSVGLTITTIRDVTPMPHNGCRPPKRRRV